The Lycium barbarum isolate Lr01 chromosome 4, ASM1917538v2, whole genome shotgun sequence nucleotide sequence CCGATCAATGGAAGGATATTACGGGATTTTTGGTAATGCTAGAATTCCTGAAAatcgcttgaatggtaagtttgatgttttttcttggattgttgacactggtgctactcatcatgttaccggtgagaaatcttggttgtttgatgtccatactgttgattgtcctattggtttgcctaatggtgaaaatgtgcttgcttctttggaaggttctattcgactgtcagataaaatcaccttacatcatgtcctttatgtgccttatttacgttgcaacttactctccgtcccccaactcactgataatttacatactattgtctcttttaattcttatatgtgtgctattcatgacccactgaaggagctgattggaacgagagttaggagggacggactatactgttttagcaaaccggacggactatactattttagcaagctggacgtggtgcaacatgtgtctactgtcgtggcaacgtccgcattggaattgtggcatcgacgattggggcatccttccgagagagtagttaagttgcttcctcatgtcagtagtgataagagtagtttagcaaaggattgtgaagtgtgtttacgtgctaagcatcctagagacaaatttcctttaagtgataataatgcatctagaatatttgagaaaatacattgtgatttgtggggcccatatcgTCATGTTTCGTCGTGTGaagctcgttattttttaacaattgttgatgatttttcccgagctgtttggatttacttgttggttgataaaacagaagtgATTCCtatgtttatggcttttgttgctatggttgatcgacaatttaatcaaacaattaaagttgtacaaagtgataatggtacataatttaattttttgatcgattatttttccgccactgatattttgtttcaaacctcttgtgtgggtactccgcaacagaatgggaggatagagaggaagcataaacatgtgttgaatgttgcgagggctctTAGATTTCAGGCAATTTGCCTAttttttctggggtgaatgtgttcttgctgcatctcatctcataaatcgtacccccacacccaaattggaaaataaaacacctttttgaaattttattcaataaacctccttcttttgatgttattcgtacttttgggtgtttgtgctttgctcataatcaaaaaactcagggtgacaaatttgctagtcggagccagaaagtgtttgtttgtgggatatccatttggtaagaaggggtggcggttgtttgatcttgatacgaaggatttttttgtctctcgtgatgtaatgtttgtggaggatgtgtttccttttgcttgtccggaagatgttaatatttcgtctagtttttttgatgagggtgctgaaattgatcgtgattttatggtgtacggggatgaattggggggcgaagttgatagttcggaggctgccgagcagcagccgcaaaccactgcccaaccagcgcctgctggcagcgaggctgagcggctgccaacagccactgcacagcccgctgggaacccagcgcccgctggcagcgagggggggcagcaacaccataccccagtcacgaatgtggaaggtggcttggggcgtggttttcgggagaaatttcTCTCTGTTGTGCTTCGTAattatgtgacacactcagtttttgctaatagtacgtcccctacaactcctgttaacaatcaatcctcaggcACTCCCTATCCGttggcacactatattaattgtgacaatttttctgtaaattatagtaagtttcttgcagctattatttcgggtaaggatcctaagaccttcaaagaagccatgaaacacgaaggttggagacattcaatgaaagaagagatacatacattggaagacaatggtacatggactttggaacatcttcctcggggtaagaaagcacttggtaatcagtgggtgtacaagaccaagtttttgtcaaatggagatgtggaatggctcaaatcgcgcttggttgtgttgggaaatcatcaacaaacggggattgactacaatgaaacttttgctccagtcgccaagatgactactgttcgagccttcctagccattgcagcatccaaaaattgggaacttcaccaaatggatgttcataatgcctttttacatggtgaccttgatgaggaggtgtatatgaagctccctccctggtttgaaagtccagatcctacgttggtgtgtcgtttgcgcaaattgctgtatgggttgaaacaggcccctagatgttggtttgcaaaattggtaactgctttgaaagggtacggtttccttcaatcttattctgattattctctttttacatttactagagggaatattcagattaatattttggtttatgttgatgatcttattatttctgggaatgattccgctgcacttgcaactttcaaagcctatttgagtgattgtttcaaaatgaaagaccttgggtctctcaaatattttttgggtattaaagtagctcgtagttcatcagggttgtttttgtgtcaacgcaagtatacttttgatattatctctgaagcatgattgttaggtgcaaagccaagtgggttccctattgagcaaaatcataaacttggccttgcaaatggagatttattgtcggatccggaggtctaccgcagattagtcgggcgtttgatttatttgggggtcactcgaccgaacttggcatattctgttcatattttgtctcaatcATGCAAGAACCCCTGATTGAACATTAggaagcggccttacgagtggtccgttatttgaaaggcacaccaggacagggtattttgttatgtgccgacagtgagttgactttgcagggatggtgtgattctgattgggcggcttgtccgcttactcgtcATTCGTTGAGaggttggctagtatttctaggtcaaatctcccatctcttggaagacaaagaagcaacacacagtttctagatcttctgcagagactgaatataggtccatggctgcggtcacttgtgagttgaagtggctgaCAGGTCTGTTGTTGAGcttaggtatacaacatcccaaggcgatcaaattgttttgtgatagtcagtccgctttgcacatcgcaaaaaaatcggttttacatgaacgaacaaagcacattgaggtagattgtcactttgttcgtgatgcaattaatgaaggtttgatttctccaTCACaagtttcaacatcttcacaattggcagacatttttaccaaagctctcggcaaaactcaatttgacttcttgctttccaagttgggcattttttattcccatgctccaacttcagggggggtattgcggtataatatctttatattatttgatattatttggtagcatatttgtagggatataattaccatatattagttagtttccttgtttcactaattaccatatattagttagtttccttgtttcactaagatcttattttccttgtttcactagggttcaagattgtatcctatatatattctctcttggtgaatgaatggaacaagccaagattgtatagtttctacactTACTTTTGTGTTTGTAAGAAAAGAAGTGATTGGAATAAATCAAGACCGTttctaaataaaatatataaatctttttttttcttggctGAAAAGAGAAACTTATCAGTCTCTGTCCCATTGgattttctaattttgatttgtCAGGATTATTATATATTAGAGTTTAAGTTTTATACATTGACGATGTAAAATAGATTTTttttcatattatatatatatatatatacacactcccTCTATTATATATTAGAGTTTAAGTTTTATACATTGACGATGTAAAATAGATTTTttttcatattatatatatatatatatatatatatatatatatatatatatatatatatatatatatatatatatacacacactccctctatcccatacacttttcgtttttcgagattcaaactgcatgaactttgatcaatattttttaattaagatgtattttttcactaaattgatatgagaaaagttgcaacttatagtacttttaatgtagttttcaaatctataaattttaatgttaaaaCATTGAATTAATATGATCCAATTTAGTttcaaaatttagtcaaattaatttttaaaaagtgaaaaatgtcacataaattgagacgatgAGAGTAatacattttttatttaaaaggaGACGAGAGTTGATACGAGATATATGTGTCTTATCGTGTGAGAGAGAGTGTTCACGTGAGATATTTTTGGGCAAGCATTTTGTCGTAGTCATAACTCATACAGTAATTAATTCACGTTGGAATTTTGAGTGGATAAAATGGGATAAGCTCAGCACCAGAAATGTTAGCTCCAGTACTTTTTCAATCTTCCTTCTAATGAATGCTACTTGGACATAGGGGTGTACGAAATTAAACCGATAAACCGCACCAAatcgagtcaaatcgagaaaaaaattcGACTAGTGGTTTGATTTGACTTGATttagtgttgaaaaaaaaaaccaagcCATAAtgggtttggtttgattttaactaaaaaaagtcaaatcgaatcaaaccaactcgacattacatgtattcaatttttaaaatattttatacataaacatatttatttgtaatgtaatttataaatatttcttaaatttttttgtaattttttatctattatcatattattcaagcttgaacttagaattttgaatgtcaataagttttatatcctatgaatgctagtaactcaaataaagtctaaaccaaaaccaactcaacactaatgctaacaaaagaaattcaatttaccactaggaatgacaatgaTGTTGGATATCcgttctttagttttgcataattgatttagagagtgaaaatacataacttacgttttttttctttatcatgtaattaatacttattagccttacttattttagcatgacttagtatttttagattatggtcattttctttatggcttgttaattaacaatatttattttaaccgattttattagcttttgttgaatattttaatacaatgtcatcactcttctcacattttgtgttattttcttaagaaacaccttaattatatagttgtatcatactaggactaaaaaaatatttgaagtaaaagttatatgttttgtatcaagattattccgaaaaaaaatccgaaaaatccgagaaaacccgaggttgaaaaactcgAATTTTAtttgtttggtttggtgtataaatttaaaaacccgacgcaatttaTTTGATTGGTGTTTagaaaatccgaaccaacccggtccatgtacacccctacttgaacatatgaattttgaaggctagaTTCATATTTCTATTAGTTTTCTTTTCATGAGCAATTTATTATTTTTCATTAATTGGCTGATTTGTTTTTAACAAAAAAGTGAGAAAGCGAACAAGTGTGTACTGTCACCCTTCTAATTTTTTTCCCCGTCACCCTCGCCTTCACGACTCAACTATATTTCAATTACAAGTAAACATTAGACTTCTCCATAGAATCTCCAAATAAGCACCAATATTTTAAATACAGAAAAGAATTCTCATCAAATTTGAGGAGAAATAAATGGGTGTATTCTTTAAGCTTCAGCAAATTAAAATGTCTTAAATTTAGGTGAAAACACCAAAAAACCCATGAGTAATGTCAAGGGAAATAGATGTGATTTTGAATAATTCTTGAACTAGAAAGAGTGAGAATGAAGCACATTTGTTTTTATTGGGATTTTTTAGAGCACAGTGTGTGTATGAAGAAATTAAGATCCAttgttaaaaaatttaaaaaacaagTGTTTGGTTGCGTAAAGAAGAGAACTGCGTGACAAGTGTAGCAGTATATATCATTATCCCACTTTTTAGTTAAGAAGATATTACTCAATTAATGAAATAAACAAATATAAATAGCTACTAAATGAATCTAGCCTTTAAATTTCCGTTTGTCCGCGTTGCATTCATAAGAAGTGCTATTGTGAATTACTGGAGTCTGAAGCTAACGTTACTGGAGTTGAGCAAAGATATAGAGGGAGATCTCTGTAAATTGTTCCATTTATCTATAACATCCACGGGTTACTTTTTTTAAATATCACTAGAAGAACTGAATTTCAATTTGTTTAATATTTGTTTAGAAATATGTGGTGTCATTTAATTTTTGGTctcaaaaaacaaaataaaattttaaGTTTACAGACTAATGCTCTATTTTAAAAAGGCTTTTTGGGACTCGCCTCTGAGTGGACACTTGCAAAAGTCGTGAAATTCACATGTAGGGTTTAGTTCTGTGAGGCTTAATGTGTCACGGTTATACAACACATTTGATATCAATTGCATAGACTAATAATGTCCTCAATGCTTATTTAGTACATGATGCGTTAAGGGCATTTTTTAGCCTAATAGGTGAAAGGAGGGGCAAATTTGATCCAATAGGTCGAAGGAGGGCATTTTTGAACCATTTCTAATACGTTAAAGAGTAATTTTGACTCTTTTCCGTATTATAAATTTTAGAATAAGGACATCAGGCGTTAATAACTGGACTATactttatttctattttttttccacATATTTCACGAATCTCTTAATCCACATACATGATTTGTACTAAAGCTATTGAGTTTAGCCGAATCTGTACGTAACCTTCTAGCTTGCCCTTGCTCACCGAACAAACTTTGTACTAAGTCACTAAACAATATTTTGTAACTAAATAAAGGTCACTCAATTTTGCTTAAGTATCATAAAAATTGACATTTACATTTACTTTTAGTGACATTCTACAATTTACTTAGATTTATTGAATCTATAATGAATTCAATCAAGTTTGGGGAGATAAGCCAACTTGATATTTTAGTTTTAGTAGAGTTTTAATGAAAAACGAAAAACCACCCAATTGACCATACGTGAACTTAACTCCAATTTATGATTGTCATAAAACTTGACTTCTTTTTCAGTTTTAATAGAGTTCcagtaaaaaaaaaggaaaatcaaAATAGATCATACGTGAAATTACTTTCAATTTATGTGTGTCATAAACGCCTTAATTGGTCAGGTGAAAAGAGAATTAGAAATTTTGTAGTGAGATAAGCAAACTTGATTTCTTTTTACGTATTATTAGAATTCTAATGAAAAATGGAAGATCGCCCGATTACTATAAAAAGAAAATTAGTTGTGCAGATAATAGAGTGTCCTTTCACTGCCCCCACTTTAGGAAAGTGTGGTGTTCCCTAAATGAATAGTCCCTGTCTTTTGCCTTACTCCTCACTCTCCTACTCCATAAATTGGGCATGGAATCTCATAGTTAGATCATGcaagcacttattttctttttcccCTTTACTCTTTAGTATCAAAtcttgtttcttcttttcttcaAGAAGAAACAGAATGGATGCTTTCTCTTCTACGTTCCTTTCTACATTATCACAACACCCTAAATCTCTTCTTTCTCCTTATAATTATTCTCCCAATTCACCATCTTCTCCTACTCTAAAAGTTTCCTCCGTTAGAATTGAAGAAAGGCCACAAACTACCACTACTAGAACAAAACCACAAGAGAAGCCAACCCCTTCACCACCAAAACCAACTCCAAAAAGAGAATTACCTATAAAACCAATACCCTCAAGAAAACCTCTAGAACCATCATTTCCCTCCGTTATTTTCAATGCATTTGACGATTTCGTAAATACTTTCATTGATCCTCCTTTGAGATCTTCTGTTGATCCAAGGTATGTTCTCTCTGACAATTTCGCTCCAGTGGACGAGCTTCCTCCTACTGAATGCGAAGTAGTGGAAGGCTCCCTTCCACCTTGCCTGGACGGCGCGTACATCCGAAATGGCCCTAACCCTCAATATCTTCCACGTGGACCTTACCATCTTTTTGACGGAGACGGAATGCTTCACTCTATTAGAATTTCTCAAGGCAAAGCTACACTCTGCAGCCGATACGTTAAAACTTACAAGTACACCATTGAACGTGATGCCGGTTCTCCGGTTATCCCTAATGTGTTCTCCGGTTTCAACGGTCTAACAGCCTCGGCCGCGCGTGGTGCTATTACCGCGGCTCGAGCAATTGCAGGACAATTCAATCCCACAAATGGTATAGGCCTAGCAAACACAAGCTTGGCTTTATTCGGGGGTAAACTTTTCGCTATTGGTGAATCTGATTTACCATATGCAATAAAAATAGCCCCAGATGGTGATATTATTACCCTCGGCCGTCACGACTTTGACGGAAATCTTTTCATGAGCATGACAGCACATCCCAAAATCGACCCAGAAACTAACGAGGCTTTTGCTTTCCGTTATGGCCCGATGCCTCCGTTTTTAACTTACTTTCGTATCCAACCAAACGGTACGAAAACCCCGGACGTGCCAATATTCTCCATGACACGTCCGTCATTTCTTCATGATTTTGCAATCACGAAGAAATACGCCATATTTTCGGACATACAAATAGGAATGAACCCAATTGAGTTAATCAGGGGTGGTTCACCCGTGGGTGCTGACTCGGGGAAAATCCCCCGACTTGGCGTAATTCCACGTTACGCCAAGGACGAGTCGAAAATGAGGTGGTTTGATGTGCCAGGGTTTAATATTGTACACGCGATAAACGCGTGGGATGAGGACGGTGGTGATACGATAGTGTTGCTGGCACCGAATATATTATCGGTGGAACATACACTAGAGAGAATGGATATGATACATGCATGTGTTGAGAAAGTGAAGATAGATTTGAAGACAGGAATGGTGAGCAGACATCCTGTTTCTACCAGGAATCTTGACTTTGGAGTCATCAATCCTGCTTATGTTGGGAAGAATAACAAGTACGTATTAATTAACATTCATAAGTAATTAAATTAGAGCTTAATTTTTAATATTGACAGTGCAAAATAACTTTTATACACTTAGATCACTTAAAAGATAACTATATGTAATTGTTCATAATTATATTAGTGGGACcaataaattcaaaaaaaaaaaaaggtagttcAACTGCTACAACGGGTCAAAATAATATGATCGTGTAAAAAAAATTGTCTGTTGttagtgtatatgtatatgagtaaTATCCATCAATTTAAATGTCAGTGAGGGATATATTTAGACCGAAAGTATAACAGAAGAGACATATTTGGAgcgaaagtataacgaggggtatatttaaaccaTTTCTAATAGTGTTGggtaatttgcacgattgcctttcatacggactggtctttaatttttgtccctcaattcgcgggtatttaatttttgcccctcaatttgctggtttttaatttttgtccttagcttaaaaaggtggccgaaacTACCCCGAGGTTCTGAAATCCAGCAGagtcaaaaataataataatttcgcagTTTCTATGAACCTATGCCTATTCAGGCAAAGTTACATAGAATTTATGCCAGAGAAGAtagacttttccttaaggcataactaaaagtctgccggagacggtagactttgccttataaggcaaacttttagttattccttaaggcAAAATCTGCCGCACAAGACAGACTTTTTGCAAAAGccttaccttgcgattttttttttgactgggCGGGGTCAACCTAGAATCTCATGGTATTTTCGActacctttttaagcgaagggtaaaaattaaagaccagcaatttgaggggcaaaaattaaagaccaccccaaaagaagggcaattcgcgcaaaaaaatgatagtGCAagagtatatttggcccttttccgttttgtAAATATATACAATAATTACCGAAATCAATTTTACTTTTGGATTTTCTTATTAGTAAATTAAAATTCATAACTTTTTTAATGGGTTTGAAATTGAGACCTCCCTAATTTGTCTGACCTTAATCACTAAGTGATAgcttagttaggtaattaaagaCGTAAATATTTAGCATTTATTACTACCATATATAAGGGAGAATCCCtaacttttgtagtcctcatatGATTTTTTTGTCCATTTTACTCGCAAATGAAGCTTTAATTACCTTAGAAGTTATCACCTATTTTCGTAAATTTAAATAACTATATGGGCTTTTTAATGTTACAAAGATATGATGTGTAAAAGGTGATAGTGACGCTACAAAAATCTATTTTTCAACCAAATTTAAATGTGTTTTTATCCATTTTAGTTTTACTCTTAATTGGAGCTTTAATTACCTTGTAAGTTCTCACCTATTTTGGTAAATCTGAATAACTATATGGGCATTTTAACGCTACAAGGGGTGATGATGCGGATAAGGTGATAGTGACAATACAAAAAAAATCTATTTATTCAaccaaattttaaattatttaaaaaatttgTTGTCTTTCTTTTATGTGGAAATGATTATTAAATGTGTTTCAAATTAATTTTTCCTATAAAATTTATTATAGACAAGTAAAAATATTATCGTGACATTCTCTTTCTACATGCTTAATTATTAaattgaaaattatttttctttatagttaaaaatatttgaaaaaagtaATACATACACGTTTAAGAAATTACAATATAAAtttctttaaaaataaattaaattaagaaaaaataaaacataaataatttCTTAACatgtttttttaaggaaaaggaaagattAAAGTAAGAAAAACAAATAATTTCATTAACTTTTCAATTACTTTTGTATGATTTAATTTGAAGGAATATCTACAAAAAGTTGTCATATCAAGACTTTTACttatttaattttaaatgttatttttatttataagttaacttcaTTGACGTCATCATACAATAATTTGTTAcatcaaatattttttatattacttgaataTCGTGAATATTTTATTCTTTTCCAAAGATAGGTTAGCCAATATACGTTTAATTGAAGGGGGAAAAAAGTTAATCCAACATATGGTAAAACTAAATTTGAATCATTAAAGACTTTAACTTCAAAAATTTCAGTATAATAAAAAGGAGAAGAACTTTGGTGCATGCATTTgtttgaaaataaaaaggaagtcTAAATATACTCTAAGTTAAATGTTGTTTctatctttttttaattttttatatatgaTTCAATATTTTAGAAATATTGAGAAATTATCGAACTACATTTACAactaatataatattttaaaaacaGAACAAAAAGCAagaatagcaaaaaaaaaatacacaaaaaggattgtaaatataaattttaatgtaGTTTGAAGCTCGGGCCAACTGACCCTAGTATTATATTAGAATAGGGGATACATCTTAGTATGgattatgaatggtttatgtgaTATAGCTCAGTACTTCCACTAATTGGATAGAACAAATCACCCATATATCACTATCATAAATTTATAGTGTATTATCTGGCCATGTAGGTAGGTCCTTTATGTCTGGTGAATAGGTCGTTTAATGACTGATCACATGATTCAGCAAAAACCACACCAACCACGCTATCCTATATTTAGCAATTCCTCATAATTTCTTCTGAGAAAAAATACCAACCATGTAAAGTTCCCATCTTCCAAGTAAATTAATATCTATGAGAAAAAAATTACCCTGTCCGCATAATTTAATTTAACCATCTGTAGAATTTTTTGAGTTACTTAGATGTCGACATTTATTATATGACTTGTCAGTGCATAAACTTTTTTCCGTTTTACTACTCTTGTAGGTATGTATATGCAGCCATTGGGGACCCTATGCCAAAGGTAACAGGGGTAGCAAAATTAGACGTATCCGTAGCAGAAACAGATCGTCGCGATTGCATAGTGGCATGCCGACTATTTGGAGAAGGCTGCTTCGGTGGTGAGCCATTTTTTGTGGCTAAAGATGCAAACAATCCTGATGCTGATGAAGATGATGGCTACGTAGTGTCATATGTGCACAATGAGAAGACAGGGGAATCAAGATTTTTGGTCATGGATGCAAAGTCCCCTAATCTTGACATTGTGGCTGCTGTCAAATTGCCTCATCGTGTGCCTTATGGTTTTCACGGGCTTTTCGTACGGGAAAGTGATCTTAATAAGCTGTAGATATAGTTAAAATTGATTGATGAAAATACTTATAACCTATGTTTTCTTTGTTCCTCAACATCATATTGAAGATGTTGTGGTTCAAAGttataatatgtatatgtatataggccGATTCCTCTTGAAAATAATACTTTAATACGAAGTCCAATGTGCCCCCTCTTCTTTTTGTAATTACAAAGTGATGAATGGAATTGGCAGGGTATTACCAGCCCAAACACCGAAGGCACTACCTAAACGTGATGGCAATTTTTggtttgttttttcatttttttttttaaaatactggAACAACAATTAAAATGTCATTTGTGTTAAGCATACATAGGGTCTTGTTAACCTACTACAAGAAGGTCGTAGGTTAGCAATATCCTCATTTTTACTTTTCCTTAAATACCCTTACCAACACACTAACAATATATTGACATGAGGGGCTTTGTTGTC carries:
- the LOC132635448 gene encoding probable carotenoid cleavage dioxygenase 4, chloroplastic, translated to MDAFSSTFLSTLSQHPKSLLSPYNYSPNSPSSPTLKVSSVRIEERPQTTTTRTKPQEKPTPSPPKPTPKRELPIKPIPSRKPLEPSFPSVIFNAFDDFVNTFIDPPLRSSVDPRYVLSDNFAPVDELPPTECEVVEGSLPPCLDGAYIRNGPNPQYLPRGPYHLFDGDGMLHSIRISQGKATLCSRYVKTYKYTIERDAGSPVIPNVFSGFNGLTASAARGAITAARAIAGQFNPTNGIGLANTSLALFGGKLFAIGESDLPYAIKIAPDGDIITLGRHDFDGNLFMSMTAHPKIDPETNEAFAFRYGPMPPFLTYFRIQPNGTKTPDVPIFSMTRPSFLHDFAITKKYAIFSDIQIGMNPIELIRGGSPVGADSGKIPRLGVIPRYAKDESKMRWFDVPGFNIVHAINAWDEDGGDTIVLLAPNILSVEHTLERMDMIHACVEKVKIDLKTGMVSRHPVSTRNLDFGVINPAYVGKNNKYVYAAIGDPMPKVTGVAKLDVSVAETDRRDCIVACRLFGEGCFGGEPFFVAKDANNPDADEDDGYVVSYVHNEKTGESRFLVMDAKSPNLDIVAAVKLPHRVPYGFHGLFVRESDLNKL